A window of Longimicrobiaceae bacterium genomic DNA:
CTTCACGCGCGAGGGGCTGGACCTGCTCTGCACGGTCCCCATCAACCTGGCGCAGGCCGCGCTCGGCTCGAAGATGGGGGTGCGGACGGTGGACGGGAAGAAGGTGGTGCTCCGCATCCCCCCCGGCACCCAGTCCGGGACCCGCTTCCGCATCAAGGGGCAGGGGGTGCGGAAGGGGGGCGAGCAGGGCGACCAGCTCGTGCGGGTGAACGTCACCGTGCCCGAGCAGCTCGGCGAGCGGGAACAGAAGTTGATGGAGGAGTTCGCCGAGGCCGCCGGTCTCAGGTATTGATCGAGCCGCAACGCGCTACCCCGGACTGCCGATGAGCCGTGTCTTCGTCGATGACGACCTGCTGACCTGGGAGGCGTACGCCTCCGGGGGGAGGTTCGGGCTTCCCGAGCACCCCAGGATCGTTTTCCACTGCCTCTCGGACCCGGCCGTCCGCGCGCGCTTCGTCGTCCACGAGGGCGACGAGGCGGACGCGGAGGAGACCGTGCACGAGGTCCCCGAGGATCGCCTCAAGGAGATGCTGAAGGGCTCCCGCGAGCTGGACTGAGCCCCACGGGAGCGCCGAATCGAAAGAGCCCCCTCTCCCAGCGGGAGAAGGGGCTCTTCGCCGTTCCGCACTCAGCACCGCTGTTCTACTTTCGCACTCCCTCACTCACGCACTTTCGCACTCCCTATGAGAGATACGTCTCCAGGAACCGCGCCCGCGACTGGTGCCGGAGCCGCAGCAGCGCCTTCTCCTTGATCTGCCGGACGCGCTCCCGGGTGATCCCGAACAGCTCGCCGATCTGCTCCAGCGTCATGGGCTCGGTGTCGCCCAGGCCGAAGTACAGGCGGAGGACCTTGGCTTCGCGCTCGGTGAGGGTGGCGAGTGCGTCCTCGATGGTGCGCTTGAGCGCCTCGCCGTACACCTCGTCGTCGGGGCCGGCGGCGCCCGAGTCGGAGAGGTAGTCCAGGAGCTGGCCGTCCTCGCCGGCCACCAGGGGCGCGTCGAGGGAAAGGTGCACCTGCGACATCGCCAGGGTGTGGCTCACCTCGTCGGCGGGAAGGTCCAGCTCCCCCGCGATCTCCTCCAGCGTGGGCTCGCGCCCCAGCTCCTGCGTGAGCGCGGAGGAGCGCTTCCCGATGCGGTGCACCGCGCCGGCCCGGCTGAGCGGCACCCGCACGATGCGCGACTGCTCGGCGAGCGCCTGGAGGATGGCCTGGCGGATCCACCAGACGGCGTAAGAGATGAACTTGATCCCCTTGGTCTCGTCGAACTTCCGCGCGGCGCGGATCAGCCCGATGTTCCCCTCGTTGATCAGGTCGGCCAGGGAGACCCCCTGGTTCTGGTACTTCTTCGCGACCGCCACTACGAA
This region includes:
- a CDS encoding RNA polymerase sigma factor RpoD/SigA; protein product: MSIRSPKKISVESESLDQYLREISQYPLIGREKEAELAGRIRAGEDEALETLVRSNLRFVVAVAKKYQNQGVSLADLINEGNIGLIRAARKFDETKGIKFISYAVWWIRQAILQALAEQSRIVRVPLSRAGAVHRIGKRSSALTQELGREPTLEEIAGELDLPADEVSHTLAMSQVHLSLDAPLVAGEDGQLLDYLSDSGAAGPDDEVYGEALKRTIEDALATLTEREAKVLRLYFGLGDTEPMTLEQIGELFGITRERVRQIKEKALLRLRHQSRARFLETYLS